From the Bacteroidia bacterium genome, the window CATATTTTTACACATCGTGAAGCTGAAGCAAGACATGAAATAATGCTGGAAACTTATATCAAGAAAATTGAAATTGAAAGTCGTGTCATTGGCGATCTGGCACAAAATCATATTATTCCTGCAGCATTCCGTTATCAGAATTTTTTGGCAGAAACTGTTGACAATATCAAAGACTGCGATCTGAAAGCAGAAACATATTCCACACAGTTGCTGCTGATAAAAGAAATCAGTGCACACGTAAATGCCATTAAGAAAAATGTTGATGCCATGCTTGCATCACGAGATAAAGGAAATAAAATAACAGATTTACGTGAAAAAGCTATTTTTTATTGCGATAAGGTTAAAGTGTCCTTTTCAACAATCCGCGAACATGTTGATGCATTGGAAATGATAATTGATGATGAAATCTGGCCAATGGTAAAATACCGCGAATTGGTTACAATCAGATAATAGTGTTGCATAAAAAAGCTGTCCTTCGGGGCAGCTTTTTTGTTTAGAAGCTATATGCAAACATTGGAATAAATGGTTTTTAATTCAACCTTTGATACTGTTTCAAAAACTACTTAACCACAATTTGTAATTCTAAATTTTCCCACTCACTACTTCTTATAAAAATTCATTTCATCTATGTAATCATACACCGATTCAGGAAGATAAAAACGCACGTCCTTGCCTTCTTTGATGGCTTGTCTGATAAAGGTAGAAGATATTTCAACCAATGGTGCCTGAATAATTTTTACAAAAGGATGATTTTTTAATTCGCCCCCATCGGAATCTGGTCGCGGATAAACATATATTTTATAGTTTTCTAAAATCTGTTCAAAATTTTTCCATTTATGAAAAGTGATAAGGTTGTCGCTACCCATTATCAACACAAACTCATGTTGTGGGAATTTTTCATTCAGATGAACTAAGGTGTTTATGGTATAGGAAGGCTTAGGTAAGCCGAATTCTATTTTCGAAATTTTTATTTTTTTATAACTACCAATAGCTGTTTCTACTAAATGCAACCTCTGATAATCATTAAGCAAAGATCCGGCAGGCTTAAGCGGATTGTGTGGTGATACCACTAACCACACTTGTTCTAAATCTGTAAATTCTGCAAAATAATTTGCAATCATCATGTGCCCGTTATGCACAGGATTAAATGAACCAAAAAATAAACCAATCTTCATTTAGTTAATTCTTATTCTGTCAATGCGGGTAATTTTGTCTGCCTGATAGTTTATGGTTAATATTAAAACACCTTTATCATCATATATCTTCCATAATCCATTCCGTTGACCTTGTTTGTAGTTACGCACTTCATGTAATTTCCCATTGTCGTTGTAATAAACATGTTCGCCATCTTCAAGACCATCAATATACTTTCCTGTAAATGCTGTTTTGCCGTTTTTATAAGTCTGATGCCATGTGCCAAATTTTAATCCATCGGCATATTCACCTTCTGCAACATATTCTCCATTATTATATTTCCATAGTCCTTCTTTTTTACCATCAACATATTTTCCTGTTGCTATAAGTTGTAATGAGTCGTTATATTCTTTAGAAATGCCTTCTTCTTTACCATTTATAAAACTTTCATCTCGTCTTATTTCACCATTCCTAAAATACCATTTCCACTCACCTTCCGGAAGACCGTTTTTATAATTTCCAATTTGTTGAACAGCTCCATTTTGGAATAAAAATTTCCACTCGTCAATTCGTTTTCCATCTTTATATTTTCCTATAGAATACACTGTGCCATCTTCATAGAAAAATTTCCATTCTCCCTGTCTGTTTCCATTTTCATCCGTAATTCCTTCTGCAACTGGTTTATCGTCTTCAAACAACTTTCCTGATATAACATTTCCTTTCTCATCATAGATTTTTTCTACTCCCTGTCGTTTATCATTTATTACATTTACAATAGATTTTACTTTTCCTCCTGTATAAAAATTGCGCTTTACTTCAAACTTAGTAGTGCTTTTCTTATCAATTACTAACTCCCCATTTTTATACTTTTCTGAAAGAGCCAATGTGCCATCACTATTATATACCCTATAAAAGCCATTCCTTTTATCGTCAAGATATTCTGTTTCTTCTTTTAATTTATCATTGTCAAAAAACACCTTCCATACACCTTGCTTTAATCCAAATTTATCTATTCTGTTTATTCTCGCTTCGCTGCGGATATAACCCTCGTTGTAAGTTGTGATGGTAATCAATCTGCCATCATCTGCATATGATTTTGCAATTCCATCTTCAACACCATTTTTAAATGGTACCATATTTATAAGCTGGCCATTCTCGCCAAAGTCTTTTACCCAACCTTGTCTGATGCCATCTTTTAACTCTTCTTCCTGTTTTAATTTTCCATCAGAAAAATAGTAACGTTGTATTCCGTTTTTTAACCCTAAATCATAAATTAGTTCACTGGCTATTTTCCCGTTTTCATTGTAAAATTTCCATAAACCATCCGGTTTATTATTATGTCTGTTTCCTTCTGATTTTAATTTTCCGTTTTCAAAATAAGATTTCCATAAACCTTCTGGTTTTCCATTTACGAAGTTACCTTCGCTGCTTTTATTACCATTCTGATAATAAAAAGTTTTAAAACCATTGGTTGCTGCACTGTCTGTTTGTGCAAATATGTTTGAATAAAATGATAAAAAAAATGCTGCAATCAGTATTCTACAAACCATGTTGTTTTGATATTTCAAGCATGCGTTTTAAAGGTTGAAGTGCTGCCTGCTGCAAATGTTTAGGGATAATTACTTCCGGTACTTCGTTTTTCATACAGAGATACACTTTCTCTAAAGTATTTAGTTTCATGTAAGGACAATCGTTACAAGCACAGTTATTTTCCGGTGGCGCAGGAATAAACATTTTTTCAGGCGACAGTTTCTGCATCTGATATAAAATTCCCGACTCTGTAGCTACAATAAACACTTTCGCAGGATTATCTTTTGTGTACTTCAAAAGTCCTGTAGTACTGCCTATAAAATCTGCATGTCGCAATACATGATCTTCACATTCAGGATGCGCAATAACCAACGCTTCAGGATATCTCTCTTTAAGTTTTATAATTTTTTGTTCTGAAAATATTTCATGAACTACACAACTTCCATCCCACAACACCATGTCACGACCAATTTTTTTATTAATGTATGCTCCTAAATTTTTGTCCGGAGCAAAAATAATTTTCTGATCCGGAGCAAAACTTTCAACAATTTTTACCACATTGCTCGATGTACAAATAACATCACTCAAAGCTTTTATTTCTGCAGTGCAATTGATGTATGAAATAACAACATGATCAGGATGTTCTTCTTTAAATTTTTTAAAGTCAGCAGGTGGACAACTGTTAGCTAACGAGCAACCTGCATTCAAATCAGGTAAAACAACTTTTTTATCGGGATTCAGCAATTTTGCTGTCTCCGCCATAAAATGTACGCCTGCAAAAACTATCATAGAGGCATTAGTCTTTTCGGCTTGCTGCGCCAGCCCAAGACTATCACCCACAAAATCCGCCACATCCTGAATATCGGATTCCTGGTAGTAATGCGCCAGTATGACGGCATTTTTTTCTTTTTTTAATTTTTCTATTTCTTCAAACAAATCCATGGAGGCAGGAATACTTTCCGGCAAATATCCATGTTTCAAAATCATTTCAGAAACTTCAGTCATTACAATCAATTATTATAATTAAATAAATAAATATTATTTTAAAAAATATTATGTTGTTATAATTAGTCGGTTAATATGTGGTATAACTTTTTAAGAAGGTACTTGTATTTTAAGTTACCATGCATGCATTAACAACTTATAAACCTTTTATCATTACTAAACTTTTGATTAATAAAGGCATAAATATAACAATTAACAACGGTTAATAAGCATATATGTTTATAAAAAACGGTTAATTAAATGTTTATTTCTGTGCATGGCTCTGTTTAAATATTAGCTAAAACTTAGTACTAAAAAATTTTGATTTAATATTAAATATGATAAGGCATTTTAGATATGAACATTACAAACAAAAGAAATGATAAACTATAAACAGAAAATATTAATATGAACAAGAATGTTGTTAATTTTACACCATTATAACACACTATTAATCAGCATAAAAATATTTGCCTGTTAATACTGGTTAATAACTTAAATTTATCACATGCAAAGTATAATTATAGGCAGCGATCATGCCGGTTTCACATTGAAAGACGCCATAAAGAAAAAATTTTCTAAAAATTTTGAATTTACTGATAAAGGTACATTCAGTTCAGATTCTGTTGATTATCCTGACTATGCACATGCAGTTGCCGGAGAGGTAGATGCCGGAAAATTTGCATTTGGAATTCTTTTATGTGGTAGTGCTAATGGTGTTGCTATTACAGCTAATAGACATAATGGGGTGAGAGCTGCAATTTGCTGGATGCCCGAAATTGCTGAATTAGCCAGAAAGCATAATAATGCCAATATTATCTGTATTCCGGCACGCTTTGTTAGTGAAGAAACAGCTTTTTTAATGATAGAGAAGTTTGTAAGTACGGATTTTGAAGGTGGACGTCATCAGAAAAGAATAGATAAAATAAACTGTGTTTAATATTTAAAATAGAAAATAAATTGCTATGAAATTAAAATTTATTCTGCTGTTTTGTGTACTTCCATTTTTTGTAAAAGCACAGGAAGAACAAGATACTTCTTTAGTAACTTCTAAAAAACAGCAACGAGAAATTCCTCGATTTGCAATTACCGCAACTGGTGGCCTTAGTTGGAGATTAGCCGATGTTAACCCTGATGAGAATAGTTTAACTAAAGCTTATATTAAAGATTTGAAAAGCGGAAATGGTTTTGAGATTACCGCAAAATATTTTTTTAATTCAAAATTTGGTGTTGGTTTAAAATACAATAGTCATCTTTCAAAGGTCAGATACGATAATATGTACTTCTCGTATAACAATCAGAATTATTTTGGTACAGTGTCTGATGATATTTCAATCAATACCATAGCAGTAACTTTTAGCGGAAGATTTTATAATAGACAGAAAACAGGTTATTTTACTTTTGATGGTGGCATTGGTTTGATGACTTATAAAGACGATTCGAAAATCGCTACCAATATGATTAATATTAAAGGAAACACAATGGGCTTTAATGTTTCTGCCGGAGTGGGTGTTAACATTACAAGAAATGTAAGTTTAGTAATAGGTTTAAATTTTCTTAATGGTACTTTATCACAATATGATGTAACAGAAAATGGAATAAAGCAGCGGGTTACATTAAGTGAAAACGAATATCAAAGCCTTAGCCATATTGATGTTTTTGAAGGGCTGGTATTCACCTTTTAGACTCATAAATCTTTTTTTCTGAATTTACGCACAGCAAGTAGTGTTGGCATAACTATCCATATTAAAAGTATTAATAGAATAGTAATGGTTCCTTTCTGCGAGCCTAAAAATTCATTAAACAAAGCACCTGTATAACCCATTAGTGCTGAATAGTCTGTATGAATAAGAATAAGTATTCTGGCTAAGTCAACAGGATTAAAAGTAGTCAGTATCATAAGCGGCTTTTCTATAGGATAGTCGCCAAACTGAAACATTAATAGCAGTAATAAGCCATCATAAAGAATGGTAAAAAACAACCATGCAAATATTGCAACACCAATCCCCTTAGCTTTATCTTTTGTAATGATAGAACCAAGAAAAGCCAATGAAGTAAATATCAATGTAAGTAAAATACCGGCTAACAGAAAAATAAAACCTGTTACATCTGGTGTAAAAAGTAATATGGGTAAACCAATTCCAATTAGAAAAGCCAACGTTAAAGAAAGAACCACACCTGCATAAATACTTATAATAAGTTTTTTTCTGGAGACCGGCTGTGCTGTAAGTAACTCAATGAATTCTGAAGAATTAAAAATATAGATAGTAGCATAGATAAGGCAAACTAAAGGAACAATAAATAGAATAATATTTAATAAACTGATTAATCCTTTTGAAGTATTTTCATCAAGATTAAAAATGCTGAATCCTGTTACCATCAAAAAAACAAGGTAGGCTATTACAACCTTGCTTTTTAGAATGTCTAACATAATATATTTAACTATCTTATTCATTATTCCTTTTAAGAATGGTTGTAATAACTTTCGAAATAGATTTCTCGCCTGTTTGTAGTTGCAGTTCTTCTAATTTATTATGAAACATCAACTCGCCTTCCTTGAAGAAAATAATTTCTGAAACCAACTCATCCAGTTCACTTAGAATGTGGGATGTAATAATAATCAGTTTACCATTATTTTTTTCTACTCTAACTTTTTCTTTAAGTATCTCTGAAGATAAAGGATCGAGGCCGGCAGTTGGTTCATCTAGAATAATTATTTTAGGATGAAACAGAAATGCAAGACAAGCACTCACTTTTTGCCTTGTTCCACCAGACAAGGTTCCCATTCGTTTTTGAAAGATTGATTTCATGTTAAACGCATCGAGTAAATCCGTGTCAGCATGATTCATTTGCTCTTTACGCATATCCATAATCATTTCAAACACCTGACCAATATTCATATTTTCAGGATAGCGACCTATCTGCGGCATATATCCAATCTGACTTCGGTAGCTGACATCATTCTTTATATCTGTATTGTTAACTTTTATTGTGCCTGATTCGGGCAGCACCATTCCTAAAACAGATTTAATAAATGTTGTTTTACCTGATGCATTAGGTCCCAGTAATGCAACAGAGCTGTTGTTTTCAAGTTTTATGGATATATCTTTTAATACCCTGATCTTACCAAATGTTTTATTGATGTTTAATGATTCAATCACAGTGCTACAGGTTTCATTAATGGTTTATTGTCAACTAAATTTTCCGGTGTGATACTAGGAATAATCTTTTCGCTGCGGTCAAGTAAAAACACAATTAAGCTTTTAATAAATATTGAAGCAATGGGAATATTTTCTGTAACCATAGAAAACAAACTTACCGGTCTGTAGGGTACATCTCCAATACCATCGCGTTTTAAATCATAACCTTCATATTTATCCCAATAGTTACCATCAAAGTTATTTAAAACCAATGAGCCATTGGTTGCAACATCAAAAGTGTTGCTATTAAAGTTATTGTCATGAACGGTGTTGTTGCTACAACTTGCTTGTACACGCAAGGCATACCCATTTTTAAAGAAATTATTTTTTATGATATGAAGCCTGTTGGTTCCTTCCATCAAAACACCGGTAGTGTTGTTTTCAAATATATTATCTTTAATAGCTCCGT encodes:
- a CDS encoding toxin-antitoxin system YwqK family antitoxin; protein product: MKYQNNMVCRILIAAFFLSFYSNIFAQTDSAATNGFKTFYYQNGNKSSEGNFVNGKPEGLWKSYFENGKLKSEGNRHNNKPDGLWKFYNENGKIASELIYDLGLKNGIQRYYFSDGKLKQEEELKDGIRQGWVKDFGENGQLINMVPFKNGVEDGIAKSYADDGRLITITTYNEGYIRSEARINRIDKFGLKQGVWKVFFDNDKLKEETEYLDDKRNGFYRVYNSDGTLALSEKYKNGELVIDKKSTTKFEVKRNFYTGGKVKSIVNVINDKRQGVEKIYDEKGNVISGKLFEDDKPVAEGITDENGNRQGEWKFFYEDGTVYSIGKYKDGKRIDEWKFLFQNGAVQQIGNYKNGLPEGEWKWYFRNGEIRRDESFINGKEEGISKEYNDSLQLIATGKYVDGKKEGLWKYNNGEYVAEGEYADGLKFGTWHQTYKNGKTAFTGKYIDGLEDGEHVYYNDNGKLHEVRNYKQGQRNGLWKIYDDKGVLILTINYQADKITRIDRIRIN
- the nadA gene encoding quinolinate synthase NadA; its protein translation is MTEVSEMILKHGYLPESIPASMDLFEEIEKLKKEKNAVILAHYYQESDIQDVADFVGDSLGLAQQAEKTNASMIVFAGVHFMAETAKLLNPDKKVVLPDLNAGCSLANSCPPADFKKFKEEHPDHVVISYINCTAEIKALSDVICTSSNVVKIVESFAPDQKIIFAPDKNLGAYINKKIGRDMVLWDGSCVVHEIFSEQKIIKLKERYPEALVIAHPECEDHVLRHADFIGSTTGLLKYTKDNPAKVFIVATESGILYQMQKLSPEKMFIPAPPENNCACNDCPYMKLNTLEKVYLCMKNEVPEVIIPKHLQQAALQPLKRMLEISKQHGL
- the nadD gene encoding nicotinate (nicotinamide) nucleotide adenylyltransferase, whose amino-acid sequence is MKIGLFFGSFNPVHNGHMMIANYFAEFTDLEQVWLVVSPHNPLKPAGSLLNDYQRLHLVETAIGSYKKIKISKIEFGLPKPSYTINTLVHLNEKFPQHEFVLIMGSDNLITFHKWKNFEQILENYKIYVYPRPDSDGGELKNHPFVKIIQAPLVEISSTFIRQAIKEGKDVRFYLPESVYDYIDEMNFYKK
- a CDS encoding ABC transporter ATP-binding protein, producing MIESLNINKTFGKIRVLKDISIKLENNSSVALLGPNASGKTTFIKSVLGMVLPESGTIKVNNTDIKNDVSYRSQIGYMPQIGRYPENMNIGQVFEMIMDMRKEQMNHADTDLLDAFNMKSIFQKRMGTLSGGTRQKVSACLAFLFHPKIIILDEPTAGLDPLSSEILKEKVRVEKNNGKLIIITSHILSELDELVSEIIFFKEGELMFHNKLEELQLQTGEKSISKVITTILKRNNE
- the rpiB gene encoding ribose 5-phosphate isomerase B; its protein translation is MQSIIIGSDHAGFTLKDAIKKKFSKNFEFTDKGTFSSDSVDYPDYAHAVAGEVDAGKFAFGILLCGSANGVAITANRHNGVRAAICWMPEIAELARKHNNANIICIPARFVSEETAFLMIEKFVSTDFEGGRHQKRIDKINCV
- a CDS encoding outer membrane beta-barrel protein, whose translation is MKLKFILLFCVLPFFVKAQEEQDTSLVTSKKQQREIPRFAITATGGLSWRLADVNPDENSLTKAYIKDLKSGNGFEITAKYFFNSKFGVGLKYNSHLSKVRYDNMYFSYNNQNYFGTVSDDISINTIAVTFSGRFYNRQKTGYFTFDGGIGLMTYKDDSKIATNMINIKGNTMGFNVSAGVGVNITRNVSLVIGLNFLNGTLSQYDVTENGIKQRVTLSENEYQSLSHIDVFEGLVFTF
- a CDS encoding ABC transporter permease subunit, with translation MNKIVKYIMLDILKSKVVIAYLVFLMVTGFSIFNLDENTSKGLISLLNIILFIVPLVCLIYATIYIFNSSEFIELLTAQPVSRKKLIISIYAGVVLSLTLAFLIGIGLPILLFTPDVTGFIFLLAGILLTLIFTSLAFLGSIITKDKAKGIGVAIFAWLFFTILYDGLLLLLMFQFGDYPIEKPLMILTTFNPVDLARILILIHTDYSALMGYTGALFNEFLGSQKGTITILLILLIWIVMPTLLAVRKFRKKDL